A stretch of the Thiocystis violascens DSM 198 genome encodes the following:
- the ettA gene encoding energy-dependent translational throttle protein EttA: MAQYIFTMNRVGKIVPPKRVILRDISLSFYPGAKIGVLGLNGSGKSTLLRIMAGLDTEIEGEARPLANIKIGFLSQEPQLDPAKDVRGNVEEALGHIKDALTRLDDVYAAYADADADFDALAKEQADLENLIEATDGHNLERTLEVAADALRLPPWDADVTKLSGGERRRVALCRLLLSKPDMLLLDEPTNHLDAESVAWLERFLHEYPGTVVAVTHDRYFLDNVAGWILELDRGHGIPWEGNYSSWLEQKEQRLELEQKQEQARIKAMKHELEWVRSNPKGRHAKSKARMARFDELQSQEFQSRNETNEIYIPPGPRLGELVIEATGLKKAYGDNLLYEDLSFNLPQGGIVGIIGPNGAGKTTLFRLLTGQEQPDAGTLRIGETVQIAHVDQSRDALDDDKTIWQEISDGSDMIVVGRYEMPSRAYCGRFNFKGGDQQKRIGDLSGGERNRVHLAKLLKSGGNLLLLDEPTNDLDVETLRALEEALLTFPGCAVVISHDRWFLDRIATHILAFEGDSQVTWFEGNYADYEADRHRRLGTDADQPHRLKYRRLSA, encoded by the coding sequence ATGGCTCAATACATCTTCACCATGAACCGGGTCGGCAAGATCGTGCCGCCCAAGCGCGTCATTCTGCGCGATATCTCGCTCTCGTTTTATCCCGGCGCCAAGATCGGCGTCCTGGGTCTGAATGGCTCGGGCAAATCCACCCTGCTCAGGATCATGGCCGGTCTCGACACCGAAATCGAGGGCGAAGCCCGCCCGCTCGCAAACATCAAGATCGGCTTTCTGTCGCAGGAACCACAACTGGATCCCGCCAAGGACGTGCGGGGAAATGTCGAGGAGGCGCTTGGTCATATCAAGGACGCGCTGACCCGGCTCGATGACGTCTACGCCGCCTATGCCGACGCGGACGCCGATTTCGACGCCCTGGCCAAGGAACAGGCGGATCTCGAAAACCTCATCGAGGCCACTGACGGACACAACCTGGAGCGCACCCTGGAGGTCGCCGCTGACGCCCTGCGCCTGCCGCCTTGGGACGCCGACGTGACGAAACTCTCCGGCGGCGAGCGCCGCCGCGTCGCGCTCTGCCGGCTGCTGCTCTCCAAGCCCGACATGCTGCTGCTCGACGAGCCGACCAACCATCTGGACGCCGAATCGGTCGCCTGGCTGGAGCGCTTTCTGCACGAATATCCCGGCACCGTGGTCGCGGTCACCCATGACCGCTACTTCCTGGACAACGTCGCCGGCTGGATCCTGGAACTCGACCGCGGCCACGGCATCCCCTGGGAAGGCAATTATTCCTCCTGGCTGGAGCAGAAGGAGCAACGCCTGGAGTTGGAACAAAAGCAGGAACAGGCCCGCATCAAGGCCATGAAGCACGAATTGGAGTGGGTGCGCTCCAACCCCAAGGGTCGCCACGCCAAGAGCAAGGCGCGCATGGCCCGCTTCGACGAATTGCAGTCGCAGGAATTCCAGTCCCGCAACGAGACCAACGAGATCTATATCCCGCCCGGTCCGCGTCTCGGCGAGTTAGTGATCGAGGCGACAGGACTCAAGAAGGCGTATGGCGACAATCTGCTCTACGAGGATCTGTCGTTCAACCTGCCCCAGGGTGGCATCGTCGGCATCATCGGCCCCAACGGCGCCGGCAAGACCACGCTGTTCCGGCTCCTCACCGGACAGGAACAGCCCGACGCCGGCACGCTACGCATCGGCGAGACGGTCCAGATCGCCCATGTCGATCAGAGTCGCGACGCGCTCGACGACGACAAGACCATCTGGCAGGAAATTTCGGACGGCTCCGACATGATCGTGGTCGGTCGTTACGAGATGCCTTCGCGCGCCTATTGCGGGCGGTTCAACTTCAAGGGCGGGGATCAGCAGAAGCGCATCGGCGATCTGTCCGGCGGCGAGCGCAACCGGGTGCATCTGGCCAAGCTGCTGAAAAGCGGCGGCAATCTGCTGCTGCTCGACGAACCGACCAACGACCTGGACGTCGAGACCCTGCGCGCGCTCGAAGAGGCCCTGCTGACCTTCCCTGGCTGCGCGGTGGTCATCAGCCATGACCGCTGGTTCCTGGATCGCATCGCCACCCACATCCTCGCCTTCGAGGGCGACTCGCAAGTGACCTGGTTCGAGGGGAATTACGCCGACTACGAGGCCGACCGCCACCGCCGTCTGGGCACCGACGCGGATCAGCCGCACCGGCTCAAGTATCGGCGCTTGTCGGCTTAA
- the rsxE gene encoding electron transport complex subunit RsxE, with amino-acid sequence MADLLNPQETLTPDTFLRGLWEENPVFVMLLGMCPVLAVTNTTLNAIAMGLATTFVLVCSSLLISLLRHWIPKQVRIASYIVIIATFVTIVDYAIQAISLELYAALGAFIQLIVVNCVILGRAEAYASKQRLMTTFVNSLGMGIGFTLALLCLGTVREILGNGTLLGVPLFGADFQPWIVMILPPGGFFVLGAWLLLFNWLRLRKARGLTEQTGVAVHAR; translated from the coding sequence ATGGCTGATCTACTCAACCCCCAGGAAACCCTGACCCCGGATACTTTCCTCCGTGGTCTCTGGGAAGAAAACCCGGTGTTCGTAATGCTGCTCGGCATGTGTCCGGTGCTGGCGGTGACGAACACGACCCTCAACGCCATCGCCATGGGGCTGGCGACCACCTTCGTGCTGGTCTGCTCCAGCCTGCTGATCTCGCTGCTGCGCCACTGGATTCCCAAGCAGGTGCGCATCGCGAGCTATATCGTGATCATCGCCACCTTCGTGACCATCGTCGACTACGCCATCCAGGCGATCAGCCTGGAGCTGTACGCGGCGCTCGGAGCCTTCATCCAGTTGATCGTCGTGAACTGCGTCATTCTGGGCCGGGCCGAGGCCTATGCCTCTAAACAGCGTCTGATGACCACCTTCGTCAACAGTCTCGGGATGGGCATCGGTTTCACTCTGGCGCTGCTGTGCCTGGGCACGGTGCGCGAAATCCTGGGCAACGGAACCCTGTTGGGGGTTCCGTTGTTCGGGGCGGATTTTCAGCCCTGGATCGTGATGATCCTGCCGCCTGGCGGTTTCTTCGTGCTGGGCGCCTGGCTGCTGCTGTTCAACTGGCTGCGTCTGCGCAAGGCGCGCGGGCTGACCGAGCAAACCGGAGTCGCCGTCCATGCACGCTGA
- the trkA gene encoding Trk system potassium transporter TrkA, translated as MKIIILGAGQVGTSVAANLVSEANDITVVDHNPELLRELQERFDLRTVLGHGAHPDVLARAGADDADMIIAVTNSDETNMVACQVAYTLFHTPTKIARVRAQSFLDQPRLFGTDALPIDVAISPEALVTSYILRLIENPGTLQVLDFAGGRIRLVAVKAYYGGPLVGHELRALQEHMPQVDARVAAIYRQDRAIQPEGDTVIEADDEVFFLAAPIHIRAVMGELRRLDKSYKRLIVAGGGNIGTRLARALEANYRVKLIERNLNHCKRIAEDLEKTIVLHGDAADQELLLEENIENTDVFCAVTNDDEAKILSAMLAKRLGAHEIGRLIHPNAQLPVRIGGKSVNHRVVDAVWGFFSLYVASFVLMYLLLAATGLDLLTAFSAVAACINNLGPGLAQVGAHYADLHDLAKWILCFAMLLGRLEIFTLLVLLSPAFWQR; from the coding sequence ATGAAGATCATCATCCTGGGCGCTGGCCAGGTCGGCACCTCGGTGGCCGCCAATCTGGTCAGCGAGGCCAATGACATCACGGTGGTGGATCACAACCCGGAACTTCTGCGCGAATTACAGGAACGCTTCGACCTGCGTACCGTGCTGGGTCACGGCGCGCATCCGGATGTGCTCGCGCGCGCCGGCGCCGATGACGCCGACATGATCATCGCCGTCACCAACAGCGACGAGACCAACATGGTGGCCTGTCAGGTCGCCTATACGCTGTTTCATACGCCCACCAAGATCGCGCGGGTGCGCGCTCAAAGCTTCCTCGATCAGCCCAGGCTCTTCGGCACCGACGCCCTGCCCATCGATGTCGCCATCAGCCCCGAGGCATTGGTGACCAGCTACATCCTGCGCCTGATCGAAAACCCCGGCACGCTCCAGGTGCTCGATTTCGCTGGCGGACGCATCCGGCTGGTCGCGGTCAAGGCGTATTATGGCGGCCCGCTGGTCGGTCACGAATTGCGCGCGCTCCAGGAGCATATGCCCCAGGTGGATGCGCGGGTGGCGGCCATCTATCGTCAGGATCGTGCCATCCAGCCGGAGGGCGATACCGTCATCGAGGCCGATGACGAGGTCTTTTTTCTCGCCGCCCCGATCCATATTCGCGCGGTCATGGGGGAATTGCGGCGACTCGACAAATCCTACAAGCGTCTGATCGTCGCCGGCGGCGGCAACATCGGCACCCGGCTTGCCCGCGCGCTCGAAGCCAACTACCGGGTCAAGCTCATCGAGCGCAATCTGAACCACTGCAAACGTATCGCCGAGGATCTGGAAAAGACCATCGTGCTGCACGGCGATGCCGCGGATCAGGAACTGCTGCTGGAAGAGAACATCGAGAACACCGATGTCTTCTGCGCCGTCACCAACGACGACGAGGCCAAAATCCTCTCCGCCATGCTCGCCAAGCGGCTGGGCGCGCACGAAATCGGCCGGCTGATCCACCCCAACGCGCAACTCCCCGTGCGCATCGGCGGCAAGAGCGTCAATCATCGCGTGGTGGACGCGGTCTGGGGATTTTTCTCGCTCTATGTCGCCAGCTTCGTCCTCATGTATCTGCTGCTGGCGGCGACCGGGCTGGATCTGCTGACCGCCTTTTCGGCGGTGGCCGCCTGCATCAACAATCTCGGCCCTGGCCTGGCGCAGGTTGGCGCCCATTACGCCGACCTGCACGATCTGGCGAAATGGATCCTCTGCTTCGCCATGCTGCTCGGACGGCTGGAGATTTTCACCCTGCTGGTGCTGCTGAGCCCGGCCTTCTGGCAGCGTTGA
- a CDS encoding sensor histidine kinase, which translates to MRLRELGILPVAGLIVGLFVVLVLMRDAVQNSEALSRAFVPLLFAVLAGLLVLAVLVAVNVVKLVRRHRRQAAGSRLTARIVTLFALISLLPVGVVYYFSLGFLLRGIDSWFDVEIGRAMQDALLLNQASLDLNQRVLGKYTEQLLAGIEDRSATAIALSLNHRRRQAGAIELTVYGPGGQVLGTANEDPTQLVPDHAEREIQQSVRAGNNYVGLESGPGDELVVRALVNDPGGREMQMQAIFPTSARISELSARLEEAYNRYTELAYLRQSLKFSFSLTLSLVLLFGLMAALIAAFHTARRLVAPVADIARGTRAIAEGNYEQQIPLPGHDDEITFLVASFNAMSRRIARARDEAARSKLAVETQRNYLETVLGRLSSGVVAFDESQCLRTANPAARKILTLNFAEDAGPTLERIEREQPCLTPWTETVRRHLAAGDAWRAEVILQRGEGNQTLLCRGSPLPLPDSEQRGHVVVFDDITSLITAQRNAAWGEVARRLAHEIKNPLTPIQLSAERLRHKLLSKADEADARIIDRATGTIIAQVEAMKAMVNDFSDYARGPRIQREPLLLDRLIQEVLDLYRSAGTPALHIGLNAAGVQVRGDPLRLRQLIHNLIKNAQEALEGRANARIGVTTDVIDELAPDVSQVEAGSAVQLTVTDNGPGFEAHLLERLFEPYVTTKAKGTGLGLAIVKKIIEEHGGMIAAENTGEGALIRIRLPVWQAALRTNQRLEQDTHP; encoded by the coding sequence ATGCGACTGCGCGAACTCGGAATACTGCCAGTCGCCGGACTGATCGTCGGATTGTTCGTGGTACTGGTGCTGATGCGCGACGCGGTGCAGAACTCCGAGGCGCTCAGCCGCGCCTTCGTGCCGCTGCTGTTCGCGGTCCTGGCCGGGCTTCTGGTGCTGGCCGTGCTGGTGGCGGTCAACGTGGTCAAACTGGTCCGGCGCCATCGCCGCCAGGCGGCCGGATCGCGACTGACCGCGCGCATCGTCACCCTGTTCGCGCTCATCTCGCTGCTGCCGGTTGGCGTGGTCTACTATTTCTCGCTCGGCTTTCTCCTGCGCGGGATCGATAGCTGGTTCGATGTCGAGATCGGACGCGCCATGCAGGATGCGCTGCTGCTGAATCAGGCCTCGCTCGATCTCAATCAGCGGGTGCTCGGCAAATACACCGAGCAACTGCTCGCCGGTATCGAGGACCGTTCGGCGACCGCGATCGCGCTCAGCCTCAATCATCGGCGCCGTCAGGCTGGCGCCATCGAATTGACCGTCTATGGGCCAGGCGGCCAGGTTTTAGGCACGGCCAACGAGGATCCCACGCAACTGGTTCCCGACCACGCCGAGCGCGAGATTCAGCAGAGCGTGCGCGCCGGCAACAATTATGTCGGACTGGAAAGCGGCCCCGGCGACGAACTGGTGGTGCGCGCGCTGGTCAACGACCCCGGCGGCCGCGAGATGCAGATGCAGGCGATCTTCCCGACCTCCGCGCGCATCAGCGAACTCTCCGCGCGTCTCGAAGAGGCTTACAATCGCTACACCGAGCTGGCCTATCTGCGCCAGTCACTCAAATTCAGCTTTTCGCTGACCCTGTCGCTGGTGCTCCTGTTCGGCCTCATGGCCGCCTTGATCGCGGCCTTTCATACCGCGCGCCGGCTGGTCGCGCCGGTGGCGGATATCGCTCGCGGCACCCGCGCCATCGCGGAAGGCAACTACGAGCAGCAGATACCGCTGCCGGGACATGACGACGAAATCACCTTTCTGGTCGCTTCGTTCAATGCCATGTCACGCCGGATCGCCCGGGCGCGCGACGAGGCCGCGCGTAGCAAACTGGCGGTCGAGACCCAACGCAACTATCTCGAAACCGTGCTCGGGCGTCTCTCCTCGGGTGTCGTGGCCTTCGATGAAAGCCAATGTCTACGCACCGCGAATCCCGCCGCGCGCAAGATTCTGACGTTGAACTTCGCCGAGGACGCGGGTCCGACGCTCGAACGGATCGAGCGCGAGCAGCCCTGTCTCACCCCCTGGACCGAAACCGTCCGCCGTCACCTCGCCGCTGGCGATGCCTGGCGTGCCGAGGTGATCCTGCAACGCGGCGAAGGCAACCAGACGCTGCTGTGTCGCGGCAGTCCCCTGCCTCTTCCGGATTCCGAGCAGCGCGGTCATGTGGTGGTCTTCGACGACATCACCTCGCTCATCACCGCCCAGCGCAATGCCGCCTGGGGCGAGGTGGCGCGACGCCTGGCTCACGAGATCAAGAATCCGCTCACACCTATTCAACTCTCCGCCGAACGGCTCCGTCACAAGCTGCTGTCCAAGGCCGACGAGGCCGATGCCAGAATCATCGACCGCGCCACCGGCACCATCATCGCGCAGGTCGAGGCCATGAAGGCCATGGTCAACGATTTTTCGGACTATGCGCGCGGCCCCCGGATCCAGCGCGAGCCACTGCTTCTCGATCGGTTGATTCAGGAGGTTCTGGATCTTTATCGCAGTGCCGGGACGCCCGCGCTGCACATCGGTCTGAACGCGGCGGGGGTTCAAGTTCGCGGCGATCCGCTGCGGCTGCGTCAATTGATCCACAACCTCATCAAAAACGCGCAGGAGGCATTGGAAGGCCGCGCCAACGCACGCATCGGCGTGACCACGGACGTGATCGACGAACTGGCGCCAGACGTCTCTCAAGTGGAGGCCGGCTCTGCGGTACAGCTCACCGTAACCGATAACGGTCCCGGTTTCGAGGCGCACCTGCTGGAGCGGCTCTTCGAGCCCTATGTCACCACCAAAGCGAAGGGGACAGGACTTGGGCTGGCCATCGTCAAGAAGATTATTGAGGAGCACGGCGGTATGATCGCGGCTGAAAACACCGGCGAGGGCGCCTTGATCAGGATCCGACTGCCGGTCTGGCAAGCCGCCCTGCGCACGAACCAACGTCTGGAGCAAGACACACACCCATGA
- a CDS encoding electron transport complex protein RnfA: MHAEPLPLIFLNAAIVNNFVLALFLGICPFLGVSAKKETAWNMGLATLFVMLVSSAAAFGINWLLTELDLLFLRLICYIAVIASTVQLVEMFVKRFSPALFRSLGIFLPLITTNCAILGLALFQTSKEYDFVQSLVYASGAGVGFMLALMLMAGLREKLALARVPSVSQGAALSLMLAGLLSLAFMGFAGLGGGHG, translated from the coding sequence ATGCACGCTGAACCCTTGCCGCTAATCTTTCTGAATGCCGCCATCGTCAATAATTTCGTGCTGGCGCTCTTTCTCGGCATCTGCCCATTCCTCGGCGTCTCGGCCAAGAAAGAGACCGCCTGGAACATGGGGCTAGCGACCCTGTTCGTGATGCTGGTGAGTTCCGCCGCCGCCTTCGGTATCAACTGGCTGCTGACCGAGCTGGATCTGCTGTTTCTGCGTTTGATCTGCTATATCGCGGTCATCGCCTCGACGGTGCAACTGGTCGAGATGTTCGTCAAGCGGTTCAGTCCGGCGCTGTTCCGCTCGCTCGGCATCTTCCTGCCGCTGATCACCACCAACTGCGCCATCCTGGGGCTGGCGCTCTTCCAGACATCCAAGGAATACGACTTCGTGCAGAGCCTGGTTTATGCCTCGGGTGCTGGAGTCGGATTCATGCTGGCCCTGATGCTCATGGCCGGTCTGCGCGAAAAGCTCGCTCTGGCGCGGGTGCCGAGCGTCAGTCAGGGCGCGGCCCTGAGCCTGATGCTGGCGGGGCTGCTGTCGCTCGCCTTCATGGGCTTCGCGGGTCTCGGTGGCGGGCATGGTTAA
- a CDS encoding oxidoreductase, translated as MSQFTPEIGPTTAAVVKASQRVTPDSAAEVRHLTLEVLDPAFQFVEGQSIGVLVPGPHAFGNAQHLRRYSIANARNLPVGDGVTLEILVRRCFYVDEISGERYPGVASNYLCDARPGDQLTISGPYLSPFKMPLDNRANLLMIGTGTGVAPFRAFAQLIYERRGDWKGQVRLYYGGRSGLDLMYANDESTDLANYYDDKTFQAFRALGTRPMMSSSQALGQALAEHAADAWRLIRESNTHVFLSGLGKIAQVFDQVMAEQAGSADAWKQVKQQLIDEGRWSELTYD; from the coding sequence ATGAGTCAGTTCACCCCCGAGATCGGCCCCACCACGGCGGCGGTCGTCAAGGCGTCCCAGCGCGTCACTCCGGACAGCGCGGCGGAGGTTCGTCATCTCACGCTCGAAGTGCTGGACCCGGCCTTTCAGTTCGTCGAGGGTCAGAGCATCGGCGTCTTGGTGCCCGGTCCGCATGCTTTCGGCAACGCCCAGCATCTGCGCCGCTATTCCATCGCCAATGCCCGCAATCTTCCGGTGGGCGATGGCGTGACCCTGGAGATTCTGGTGCGCCGCTGTTTCTACGTCGACGAGATCAGCGGCGAACGCTATCCGGGCGTGGCGTCCAACTATCTCTGCGACGCTCGACCGGGCGACCAATTGACCATCAGCGGTCCGTATCTGAGCCCCTTCAAGATGCCGCTGGACAACCGCGCCAATCTGCTCATGATCGGCACCGGTACCGGCGTCGCCCCCTTCCGCGCCTTCGCCCAGCTCATCTACGAGCGCCGCGGCGACTGGAAGGGACAGGTGCGGCTGTATTACGGCGGGCGCAGCGGTCTCGATCTGATGTACGCCAACGACGAGAGCACCGATCTCGCCAACTACTACGACGACAAGACCTTCCAGGCATTCCGCGCCTTGGGGACGCGCCCCATGATGTCCTCGTCACAGGCGCTGGGGCAGGCTCTCGCCGAGCACGCCGCCGATGCCTGGCGTCTCATCCGCGAATCCAACACCCATGTCTTCCTCTCGGGGCTGGGCAAGATCGCGCAGGTGTTCGACCAGGTCATGGCCGAACAGGCGGGATCGGCGGATGCTTGGAAGCAGGTCAAGCAACAGTTGATCGACGAGGGCCGCTGGTCTGAATTGACCTACGATTAA
- a CDS encoding HDOD domain-containing protein has product MTVTPVLSAETLEDLIPVHRLTRDQRARLARGGQVASLPAGKKLVATQEHPWLDYLLAGRLCLLKGDQKDIVEAGSMRACHPVFEPGRLRDSAVALGEAELLRLDRQLYETLSGDRPAPGGSLDDLDLSEAESALLMRFYHACKSGSLALPSLPKVARAIQEAMSDPNINSARLARIVQMDPAATGGLIRLANSPVYRGAKPTADLRSAIIRLGMDLTRGAVVGMAMQKVFKTKSPLMKQRMKAVWNRSVHISALSFVIARHCKGINPEEALLAGLLHDVGEIPILDFVSRHYREIDDDELDAAILKLRDMVGELVMSYWGLGPELVEVVRESGHWHRDQGDRPDDCDIVLVARLYRMNQSESRGPVPRYDEVPAYFKLGLGFSETAGKVDVIAEASEELAAVIGMLKGGA; this is encoded by the coding sequence TTGACCGTTACCCCTGTACTGTCCGCGGAGACCCTGGAAGATCTGATTCCGGTGCATCGATTGACGCGGGATCAGCGCGCGCGCCTGGCCCGAGGCGGTCAGGTCGCGTCGCTCCCGGCGGGTAAAAAACTCGTCGCGACCCAGGAGCATCCCTGGCTGGATTATTTGCTGGCCGGCAGGCTCTGTCTGCTGAAGGGTGATCAGAAGGACATCGTGGAGGCGGGTTCGATGCGGGCCTGCCATCCGGTGTTCGAGCCGGGTCGTTTGCGGGACTCCGCCGTCGCCCTCGGCGAGGCCGAACTGCTACGTTTGGATCGACAGCTTTACGAAACGCTCAGCGGCGACCGTCCCGCGCCGGGCGGCTCGCTCGACGACCTGGATCTCAGCGAGGCCGAAAGCGCCCTGCTGATGCGATTTTATCATGCCTGCAAAAGCGGTAGCCTCGCGCTGCCCTCGCTGCCGAAGGTGGCACGGGCGATCCAGGAGGCCATGAGCGATCCGAACATCAATTCGGCGCGGCTGGCACGTATCGTGCAGATGGACCCGGCCGCGACCGGGGGGCTGATCCGGCTCGCCAACAGTCCTGTCTACCGCGGTGCCAAGCCGACCGCGGATCTGCGCAGCGCCATCATCCGACTCGGCATGGATCTCACCCGCGGGGCCGTGGTCGGCATGGCCATGCAAAAGGTCTTCAAGACCAAATCGCCGCTGATGAAGCAGCGGATGAAGGCAGTCTGGAATCGCAGTGTCCATATCTCCGCGCTGAGCTTTGTGATTGCCCGGCATTGCAAGGGGATCAACCCCGAGGAGGCCCTGCTGGCGGGACTGCTGCACGATGTCGGCGAAATTCCCATCCTGGATTTTGTTAGCCGTCATTACCGCGAAATCGACGACGACGAACTGGATGCCGCCATCCTCAAGCTGCGCGACATGGTGGGCGAACTGGTGATGAGCTATTGGGGACTGGGGCCGGAGCTGGTCGAGGTGGTGCGCGAATCGGGCCACTGGCATCGCGACCAGGGCGACCGGCCCGACGATTGCGATATCGTGCTGGTGGCCCGGCTCTATCGCATGAATCAGTCCGAATCGCGGGGTCCGGTGCCGCGCTATGACGAAGTGCCGGCCTATTTCAAGCTGGGCCTGGGGTTCTCCGAGACGGCGGGCAAGGTCGACGTGATCGCGGAGGCGAGCGAGGAACTGGCCGCCGTGATCGGGATGCTCAAGGGGGGCGCCTGA
- the mobB gene encoding molybdopterin-guanine dinucleotide biosynthesis protein B, giving the protein MQVEIPVFGFVAPSGSGKTTLLRRLVAVLRERGLRVGYLKHAHHTFDLDVPGKDSFEIRAAGAAQTLLASRERWALQVENAAKGEDPDLDAMLARFESDRLDLILVEGFKHARYPKIEIYRAALGQAPLYPGDGDIIAVATPDELPADGHPPVLPLDDANAIADFLLNAARRPGSAAPAG; this is encoded by the coding sequence ATGCAAGTCGAGATTCCGGTATTCGGTTTCGTGGCCCCGAGCGGCAGCGGCAAGACCACCCTGCTGCGGCGGCTCGTCGCGGTTCTGCGCGAACGTGGGCTGCGGGTCGGTTATCTCAAGCACGCCCATCACACCTTCGACCTCGACGTGCCGGGGAAGGATAGCTTCGAGATCCGTGCCGCCGGCGCGGCCCAGACCCTGCTGGCCTCCCGCGAACGCTGGGCATTGCAGGTCGAGAATGCCGCGAAGGGGGAAGATCCCGACCTCGACGCGATGCTCGCGCGCTTCGAGTCGGACCGACTGGACCTGATTCTGGTCGAGGGCTTCAAGCATGCCCGCTATCCCAAGATCGAGATCTACCGCGCCGCGCTCGGTCAGGCGCCGCTCTATCCAGGCGATGGCGACATCATCGCGGTGGCGACCCCCGACGAGCTACCCGCTGACGGACACCCGCCGGTCCTGCCGCTCGATGACGCGAACGCGATCGCGGATTTCCTCCTCAACGCTGCCAGAAGGCCGGGCTCAGCAGCACCAGCAGGGTGA
- a CDS encoding sigma-54-dependent transcriptional regulator: MSATHILVVDDEPDIRGLVQEILEDEGYTVAIAENGETARHALRDRRPDLILLDIWMPDIDGITLLKEWAEEEGLPCPVIMMSGHGTVETAVEATRLGAYDFLEKPLSMAKLLLTVERALEADKLQQENIGLKRRTPQVHEPIGRSAAIQRLREQVKRIAQHDTWVLIMGEAGSGRETFARYLHSQSARRERPFVDLSVSSLAGGNAARELFGTEEGEHTHYGSLEKAAGGTLLLDEVADMELDAQLKLLGALDSGSFLRVGGSEPVRIDVRIVAVTQRNLEDEVRAGRFREDLFYHLNVVPLNVPSLQEHAEDVPDLLNFYLDYFATHEKLPYRRFSVGAQNFLRNYGWPGNVRELKNLVQRVLILGAGDEIGQKEVETALGAPPPIQVQALEGLVSFDQPLRNAREQFEKAYLDYQLEKHAGNVSKMAKEAGMERTHLYRKLRSLGIEIKERR; this comes from the coding sequence ATGAGCGCAACACACATCCTGGTGGTGGACGACGAGCCCGACATTCGCGGCCTGGTCCAGGAAATCCTGGAGGACGAGGGCTATACCGTCGCCATTGCCGAAAACGGCGAGACCGCGCGTCATGCCCTGCGCGACCGGCGCCCGGACCTGATTCTGCTGGACATCTGGATGCCCGACATCGACGGCATCACGCTGTTGAAGGAATGGGCGGAAGAAGAGGGACTACCCTGTCCGGTCATCATGATGTCCGGTCACGGCACGGTCGAGACCGCGGTGGAGGCCACCCGGCTTGGCGCCTACGACTTTCTCGAAAAACCGCTGTCCATGGCCAAGCTGCTGCTCACGGTCGAGCGTGCGCTGGAGGCGGACAAGCTCCAACAGGAAAACATCGGTTTAAAGCGCCGCACGCCGCAGGTGCACGAGCCCATCGGGCGCAGCGCGGCCATACAGCGACTGCGCGAGCAGGTCAAGCGCATCGCCCAGCACGACACCTGGGTGTTGATCATGGGCGAGGCCGGCAGCGGGCGCGAGACCTTCGCCCGCTATCTGCACTCCCAGAGCGCGCGCCGCGAGCGGCCCTTCGTGGATCTCAGCGTCTCCTCGCTGGCCGGCGGCAACGCCGCGCGCGAGTTGTTCGGGACCGAGGAAGGCGAGCATACGCACTACGGCAGTCTGGAGAAGGCGGCGGGCGGCACCCTGCTGCTCGACGAAGTCGCCGACATGGAACTCGACGCGCAGTTGAAACTGCTGGGCGCCCTGGACAGCGGCTCCTTCCTGCGCGTGGGCGGCAGCGAGCCGGTACGCATCGACGTGCGCATCGTCGCCGTCACCCAGCGCAACCTGGAAGACGAGGTGCGCGCCGGACGCTTCCGCGAGGATCTCTTCTATCATCTCAACGTCGTCCCGCTCAACGTGCCGTCCCTGCAGGAACATGCCGAGGACGTGCCGGACCTGCTGAATTTTTATCTGGACTATTTCGCCACCCACGAAAAACTGCCCTACCGTCGCTTCAGCGTCGGCGCGCAGAACTTCCTGCGCAATTACGGCTGGCCGGGCAATGTCCGCGAACTGAAGAACCTGGTCCAGCGCGTGCTGATTTTGGGCGCCGGCGACGAGATCGGGCAGAAAGAGGTCGAAACCGCGCTCGGCGCGCCGCCGCCGATTCAGGTTCAGGCGCTGGAGGGTCTGGTGTCCTTCGATCAGCCGCTGCGCAACGCGCGCGAGCAGTTCGAGAAGGCGTATCTGGATTATCAATTGGAAAAGCACGCCGGCAACGTCAGCAAGATGGCCAAGGAGGCCGGCATGGAACGCACCCACCTCTATCGCAAGCTGCGCTCGCTCGGGATCGAGATCAAGGAGCGGCGTTAA